One Alkalicoccus halolimnae DNA segment encodes these proteins:
- the rsmG gene encoding 16S rRNA (guanine(527)-N(7))-methyltransferase RsmG, with amino-acid sequence MDEQTLVNALEEQNITLDDEQKKRLARYYEVLVDWNERMNLTAITEKDAVYLKHFYDSLTAAFSFDFKRPLRIVDVGAGAGFPSLPLKICFPEINVTIVDSLNKRITFLNALAEELGLTGVAFHHDRAEQFARKPDHRDQYDVAISRAVARMPVLTELCLPLVKENGMFIAMKAAGAGEELKDAQKAIKLLGGKVENTIDFSLPENGGERSIIHIRKAGSTPKKYPRKPGTPNKEPIL; translated from the coding sequence ATGGATGAACAAACGTTGGTAAATGCACTGGAAGAGCAGAATATTACGCTTGATGATGAGCAGAAAAAGCGGCTTGCCCGCTACTATGAAGTGCTCGTCGATTGGAATGAGCGGATGAATCTCACAGCTATCACAGAAAAGGATGCAGTCTATTTGAAGCATTTCTATGATTCGCTTACAGCTGCTTTCTCCTTCGATTTCAAGCGCCCGCTGCGGATCGTGGACGTAGGGGCAGGGGCAGGATTTCCCAGCCTCCCGCTGAAAATCTGTTTCCCGGAGATCAATGTAACGATTGTCGATTCGCTTAACAAACGTATTACTTTTTTAAATGCCCTTGCTGAGGAACTCGGTTTAACGGGAGTCGCTTTTCATCATGACCGGGCAGAGCAGTTTGCCCGCAAACCGGACCACCGGGATCAGTACGATGTAGCTATATCCCGTGCGGTAGCAAGAATGCCGGTGCTTACAGAGCTCTGTCTTCCGCTCGTAAAGGAAAATGGAATGTTCATTGCTATGAAAGCTGCGGGCGCCGGAGAAGAATTAAAGGATGCACAAAAAGCGATTAAGCTTCTTGGAGGAAAAGTAGAGAATACGATTGATTTTTCGCTTCCTGAAAATGGTGGAGAACGATCGATTATTCATATAAGAAAAGCAGGCAGTACTCCGAAAAAGTATCCGAGAAAGCCGGGAACCCCGAATAAGGAGCCGATTTTATAA